Proteins from a single region of Kluyveromyces lactis strain NRRL Y-1140 chromosome C complete sequence:
- the MEC1 gene encoding protein kinase MEC1 (similar to uniprot|P38111 Saccharomyces cerevisiae YBR136W MEC1 Central regulator of the Mec1p/Tel1p signaling network; required for mitotic growth, DNA repair and mitotic recombination, regulates phosphorylation of Rad53p, required for dmc1 arrest and meiotic recombination; similar to phosphatidylinositol (PI)3- kinases required for DNA damage induced checkpoint responses in G1, S/M, intra S, and G2/M in mitosis), giving the protein MDNPRVKYLEELILALKSAGTVGNGIELDSTLQLDEKNGKLLQTLLKNTQSTNTDEVIFHKSFQALDLFLRCNQHLFSANVKEITMIEVILNNMVSCSLMHWSNMQYIWLINKYVSAWLKAYSFASTSNLQIWFTEQMVQYEKLLVTCLRGKLEKPTFHSLLKKIVIVNGWIMRDGLLRNYSYRRWQSQFQKLMRLLAFVLKSTNEPSVEVASILQLLVRYISLSKESLSIFRFSFDLIQTLIKDHHQHISPTILAKTLLRTLYLCIHDESKLAEIKNTFELHEWINTNKNADPLFIRSIKYVSVKLGFLESMEEFTFSNKQLHWLHQAIENPKLRLVSGNVRNCIADSADIRSFYDKVKESLLNTIKDGDTAKLTHSMHSIRQLAIKEKFVNNNLVRSPQVEFNASQNMRLSSLNLVPLHKSLAFQLLAKHVIKSIPITDMPEAMLTGVVLILIEVFSRFEPPKLEETSDLIQQSDGYGCLQVFQRASNSRSRFLRLLSVRLLPYFASLGSKYEDINLKFLIIFLQKPKAPYLTETLHMSWINLIINCNSEYFDDLLLKLIDLFNSSDFAEHTMMAAQLRYLSKIQGKSPYQLLSPILPVLFKKMGRSLVEKKLGLQRIVQLVDYPAKTLLENFQRYVVPSALGQYKSDVITEVARIMSGNDKSLVEEKKLKLLDRNSRQIFAVALVKHGFFSIETIQTLFLNTAPKFRKNYITLYLPDYKTLAEVLKMSKQILTLDGQITETERCVLSSLRFLLITNFSKDKRRGTRFKNIEDWNEEMEEQFQQKLEQNVLGIFQVFSNDMHDSDGKTSYYEKLRVLNGISFLMKYASKKSIISALAQLSICLQTGSEIPEIQHNTLECWHLLIKLLNEEQITAIINDLFCLILQKWSTFSSSCKLECQAIFDTLLKDRQKLVLEGRPFILLAFLNNPEFQVLERHPTVARKVLKVISTTNWLKVFTENLGSNNRYVILQTLLELEKYFSTTIHRKHVDVVTKHDDSSHLSTLLGALLDSTYKFRNRDLKICQIAASCISLIGLLDVTKHALPRNTNLSEEICDFNNHSQTVKFLISIVNNILVPAFWQSENPTKQLFVALVMQESLKYCGLSSVNWDINRPDDYPVEAKLWSRFNDISKTTLFPLLSSLYLAQSWKEYVPLSYPSFKVKDGYQVWIRNLTLDLLKIGTEEDHPLHVFSSLIREDDGTLSNFLLPFITMDIILRANKHNEYSKIIENLSIEFEFIFNFDLQQLNHFQIDSLKMAYNTIFRVYEYCKKWVSSFKQDYQAANGTYMIQEDKVLQVLDRTERFVNTIPSDTLAKKSLETDSFERSALYLEQSYREHGTSSLASTDLLQCIQNTYAEIGDVDAVGGVLKMFSTGNLTTKIEELQYSKNWKMAQDCFEALGDFKLSANSTTSSELVKSSNMKMLKSMYSHQLYEELLMKVKVHLPETKGFLVDNDGDLLNMGIEAVSQTGNIVELTRWIERVEHIQMFNDPSLLLHYNIAKVLQAVSRNQQQNVERYINKCFTLIGAQFTIPSTSTTLLKNREVLQKLHALTDIKLLCSAHTQSEFSNASKALDGRLSHVGSDFSPNHYLLSIRKTVEIISKNQHLQNDISNVYFQLSQLDRKENRLDLAAEDLMNALKYNHHSAELEFAEILWKQGEKDMALKTVAEITKRFKDDPSTASSENQDFKEVLLKYTEWLDLSNSSVSEQIIKQYNELIRFDKNWDAPFYSMGLYYSKLLEKKKAEGYVSDGSLEYRSITNFLTSFEKGSPNIRQSLPKVVTLWLDTAKNDVNNSISDVSNYSSRICNKIDTAVKNCGIHIWYTVLTQLLSRLMHPHTATIHTIVNILFHMTLEYPSVMLWYISILLNSESLERRNIGKQIVEAFQKKNPRTKLPGTAISLVQSLTRVCIKDVKNTASRSGRSIDSDFKFNLELAPNDMCVPVNINLKKLLPSTATSMNSDLFKSVMVSIARFSSQYMVFNSLKKPKKLTVIGSDGNIYGIMCKKEDVRQDNQYMQFANTMSFLLSKDVESRKRNLGITTYGVLSLREDCGLLEIVPNVVTLRSLLSMKYESMKIKYSLKSLQEKWQSIPSDQKLAFHKDCLKKFPPVLYQWFLDNFPDPITWYNARNGFVRSYSVMAMVGHILGLGDRHCENILLDVLTGRVLHVDFDCLFEKGKKLPVPEIVPFRLTQNITDAFGIIGTEGTFKKSSEVTLRVMRNNEIGLVNIIETIMYDRKIDESIQNALKVLRDKIRGIDARDGLALSVSGQVEALTQESCSVENLSKMYIGWLPFW; this is encoded by the coding sequence ATGGATAATCCTAGGGTAAAATATCTGGAAGAACTGATACTGGCGTTAAAATCAGCAGGAACTGTAGGAAATGGTATAGAGTTAGATAGCACTTTGCAATtagatgaaaagaatgggAAATTACTACAGacattgttgaagaataCGCAATCTACGAATACGGATGAGGTGATCTTTCACAAATCCTTTCAAGCACTTGATTTATTTCTGCGATGCAACCAACACCTTTTCTCAGCCAATGTTAAAGAGATTACTATGATCGAGGTTATTTTAAACAATATGGTTAGTTGTTCGCTAATGCATTGGTCCAATATGCAATATATTTGGCTTATAAACAAATACGTGAGTGCATGGTTAAAAGCGTACTCTTTTGCATCGACCTCCAATTTACAGATTTGGTTCACTGAACAAATGGTTCAGTATGAAAAGTTACTAGTAACATGTCTGAGAGGTAAGCTAGAGAAGCCGACGTTTCATTCCctcttgaaaaaaatagtGATAGTGAACGGTTGGATTATGAGGGATGGACTACTTCGAAATTACAGCTATAGAAGATGGCAAAGTCAGTTTCAGAAATTGATGCGATTGCTAGCCTttgttttgaaatcaactAACGAACCAAGTGTCGAAGTTGCGAGCATCTTGCAATTACTTGTTCGTTACATCTCTTTATCTAAAGAGTCATTGTCAATATTCAGATTCTCGTTTGACCTCATACAAACTTTAATTaaagatcatcatcagcaTATCTCTCCGACCATTTTAGCCAAGACTTTGTTACGGACTTTGTACCTTTGTATCCATGACGAATCAAAGTTGGCAGAGATCAAGAATACATTCGAATTACATGAATGGATCAACACGAATAAGAATGCTGATCCCCTGTTTATTAGATCGATAAAATACGTTTCAGTGAAACTAGGGTTCCTGGAATCGATGGAAGAGTTTACATTCTCTAATAAGCAATTGCATTGGCTTCATCAAGCCATAGAAAATCCGAAGCTACGTCTAGTCTCTGGGAATGTTCGAAATTGTATAGCTGATAGTGCTGATATAAGATCTTTCTACGATAAGGTGAAAGAATCATTACTAAACACGATAAAGGATGGTGACACCGCAAAATTGACACATTCGATGCATTCCATCAGACAATTGGctataaaagaaaagtttgtCAATAACAATCTTGTAAGATCTCCACAGGTGGAATTCAATGCCTCTCAAAATATGAGGCTATCATCTTTAAACTTGGTTCCATTGCACAAGTCTTTGGCATTTCAATTATTGGCCAAGCACGTTATAAAAAGCATACCCATTACAGATATGCCAGAAGCCATGCTCACCGGTGTTGTCCTTATTTTGATAGAAGTATTTTCTCGATTTGAACCTCCAAAACTTGAAGAGACTTCAGACTTAATTCAACAAAGTGATGGTTACGGTTGTTTACAGGTCTTTCAAAGAGCATCTAATAGCAGATCAAGGTTTTTACGCCTTCTATCTGTTCGCCTTCTTCCCTATTTTGCTAGCCTTGGCTCAAAGTATGAAGACATCAACCTGAAATTCCtaataatatttcttcagaAGCCTAAGGCCCCATATTTGACGGAAACTTTACATATGAGTTGGATTAACCTAATCATTAATTGTAATAGTGAATACTTCGATGATTTgcttttgaaattgatagatCTTTTTAATTCGAGTGACTTCGCAGAGCACACAATGATGGCGGCACAATTACGGTATCTCTCTAAAATTCAAGGGAAATCTCCGTACCAATTATTATCGCCAATTTTGCCtgttttattcaaaaagatgGGTAGAAGCTTGGTTGAGAAGAAACTAGGTCTACAGAGAATTGTTCAACTTGTTGATTATCCTGCAAAGACTCTACTGGAgaactttcaaagatatgTTGTCCCTTCTGCTTTAGGTCAATATAAGAGCGATGTTATCACTGAGGTAGCTCGTATCATGTCCGGTAATGACAAATCTCTCGTagaggaaaagaagttaaagCTTTTAGACAGGAACAGTAGACAGATATTTGCAGTAGCATTAGTGAAACATGgatttttttcaatcgAAACCATTCAAACCCTTTTTCTAAATACGGCGCCAAAATTTAGAAAGAATTATATTACCTTATATTTGCCTGATTACAAGACATTAGCAGAAGTTTTAAAGATGAGCAAACAAATATTAACATTAGACGGTCAAATTACAGAAACGGAAAGGTGCGTTCTCTCTTCATtaagatttcttcttataACAAACTTCtcaaaagataaaagaCGAGGCACTAGATTTAAGAATATAGAAGATTGGAACGAAGAAATGGAAGAACAATTTCAGCAGAAACTTGAGCAAAATGTGTTAGGTATATTCCAAGTTTTTTCGAATGATATGCATGATTCGGATGGTAAAACTTCTTATTATGAAAAACTACGAGTACTGAATGGTATAAgttttttgatgaaatatgCTTCCAAGAAATCTATTATATCTGCACTTGCTCAGCTGAGTATATGTTTACAAACAGGGTCGGAGATACCAGAAATCCAACATAATACACTCGAATGCTGGCATTTGCTgataaaacttttgaatgagGAGCAAATAACAGCCATAATCAATGATCTGTTCTGCTTGATCTTACAGAAATGGTCAACATTTAGTTCTTCTTGCAAGCTAGAATGCCAAGCGATTTTTGATACGTTGCTGAAAGATAGACAAAAGTTGGTACTTGAAGGAAGGCCATTCATACTTCTCGCATTTTTAAATAACCCAGAATTTCAGGTCCTAGAGAGACATCCCACTGTTGCTCGTAAGGTTTTGAAGGTTATTTCAACTACCAACTGGCTCAAGGTTTTCACAGAAAATCTCGGAAGTAACAATAGATATGTCATTTTGCAAACCCTGCTTGAGTTGGAAAAGTATTTCAGCACAACCATTCACAGAAAACATGTCGACGTTGTAACAAAACATGACGATTCGTCGCACCTGTCCACGTTATTGGGGGCATTGCTTGATTCCACTTACAAATTTAGAAATAGAGATCTCAAAATTTGTCAAATAGCAGCATCATGTATTAGCCTGATAGGACTATTAGATGTTACCAAGCATGCTCTACCCAGGAATACTAATCtatctgaagaaatttgtgACTTTAATAATCATTCCCAAACAGTCAAATTTTTAATCAGTATTGTAAACAACATTTTAGTACCCGCATTCTGGCAAAGTGAAAACCCCACAAAACAACTATTCGTTGCATTGGTGATGCAAGAATCTCTGAAGTATTGTGGGCTCAGTTCAGTTAATTGGGATATTAACAGACCCGATGATTATCCTGTAGAAGCTAAATTATGGTCCAGGTTTAATGATATCTCTAAGACCACTTTGTTTCCATTACTATCGTCGCTCTATCTTGCCCAGTCGTGGAAAGAATATGTTCCCTTGAGTTATCCTTCGTTTAAAGTGAAAGATGGCTACCAAGTGTGGATACGCAACCTTACTTTGGACTTGCTTAAGATAGGTACAGAGGAAGATCATCCGCTTCAcgttttttcttctttgatcaGAGAAGATGATGGTACATTATCAAATTTCTTACTGCCATTCATCACGATGGATATCATTCTCAGAGCCAATAAACATAACGAGTATTCGAAAATCATCGAAAATCTCTCCATAGAGTTCGagttcattttcaatttcgatCTTCAGCAACTAAATCACTTTCAGATAGACTCGCTCAAGATGGCTTACAATACCATTTTCAGGGTTTATGAATACTGTAAAAAATGGGTTAGTAGTTTCAAGCAAGACTATCAAGCAGCCAACGGAACTTACATGATTCAGGAGGATAAAGTTTTGCAAGTTTTGGACCGAACTGAGAGATTCGTAAACACAATACCGTCAGACACCCTCGCCAAGAAATCGTTGGAAACAGATTCCTTTGAACGCTCAGCGCTTTACCTTGAGCAAAGTTATAGAGAACACGGAACCTCGTCTTTGGCGTCCACCGACTTATTGCAATGTATTCAGAACACATATGCCGAAATTGGGGATGTAGACGCTGTAGGTGGTGTGCTAAAGATGTTTTCTACTGGGAATTTAACCACAAAAATAGAAGAACTGcaatattcaaaaaactggaaaatgGCTCAAGACTGTTTTGAAGCTCTTGGTGATTTTAAGCTATCAGCTAATTCTACCACTAGTTCAGAACTGGTTAAGTCatcaaatatgaaaatGTTAAAGTCAATGTATAGCCATCAACTATACGAAGAACTATTGATGAAGGTTAAAGTGCATCTTCCTGAGACGAAGGGATTCTTGGTCGATAATGACGGagatttgttgaatatgGGTATTGAAGCTGTCAGTCAAACTGGTAACATTGTTGAGTTAACGAGGTGGATTGAAAGAGTGGAGCACATTCAAATGTTTAACGATCCCTCATTACTTTTGCATTATAATATTGCCAAGGTTTTGCAAGCTGTTAGTAGAAATCAGCAGCAAAATGTGGAGCGCTATATAAACAAATGTTTCACTCTTATTGGAGCCCAATTTACCATTCCATCTACTAGCACaactttgttgaagaatcGAGAAGTTTTGCAAAAGCTTCACGCACTTACAGATATCAAACTGCTGTGCAGCGCACATACTCAGTCTGAATTTTCAAATGCTTCGAAAGCATTAGATGGTAGGCTGTCGCACGTAGGTTCGGATTTTTCTCCAAATCATTATCTTTTGTCAATAAGGAAAACTGTAgaaattatttcaaagaatcagCATCTACAGAATGACATTTCGAATGTGTATTTCCAACTTTCTCAGCTTGATCGTAAAGAAAATCGTCTTGATTTGGCAGCAGAAGATTTGATGAATGCTTTGAAATATAACCACCATTCCGCGGAGCTTGAGTTTGCAGAAATTTTATGGAAACAAGGTGAAAAAGATATGGCCTTGAAAACTGTTGCAGAGATAACAAAACGATTTAAAGATGATCCTTCTACTGCTTCCTCCGAAaatcaagatttcaagGAAGTGCTATTGAAGTATACGGAGTGGTTGGATTTGTCTAATAGCTCGGTTTCTGAGCAAATTATCAAGCAATACAACGAGCTTATTCGTTTTGATAAAAATTGGGACGCTCCATTTTACTCTATGGGTTTGTATTACAGTAAGCTTctggagaagaaaaagGCTGAAGGATATGTTTCTGATGGCTCATTAGAATATAGATCAATCACAAACTTTTTGACCTCTTTCGAGAAAGGCTCTCCCAACATAAGACAATCCTTGCCAAAAGTTGTCACACTTTGGTTAGACACAGCTAAAAACGACGTGAATAATAGCATTTCTGATGTTAGTAAttattcttcaagaatCTGCAACAAAATCGATACGGCAGTCAAAAATTGCGGTATACATATATGGTATACCGTTTTAACTCAACTTCTCTCCAGGTTAATGCATCCTCATACCGCGACAATACACACCATTGTTAACATATTATTTCATATGACGTTGGAATATCCTTCAGTGATGCTATGGTATATATCGATTTTGTTGAACTCAGAAAGCCTGGAAAGAAGGAATATAGGGAAACAAATAGTTGAAGCATTCCAGAAAAAAAACCCAAGGACTAAATTACCAGGAACAGCGATATCATTGGTGCAGTCATTGACCAGGGTATGTATAAAAGACGTTAAGAATACTGCTAGCAGATCAGGGAGATCAATAGATagtgatttcaaatttaatCTAGAACTCGCGCCAAATGACATGTGTGTGCCCGTCAACATTAATTTAAAGAAGCTTTTACCATCCACAGCTACGAGCATGAACTCAGATCTATTCAAAAGTGTCATGGTTTCCATCGCCAGATTTTCATCCCAGTACATGGTATTTAACAGTTTGAAAAAACCGAAAAAGCTCACTGTGATCGGCTCTGATGGAAATATTTACGGCATCATGTGCAAAAAAGAGGATGTCAGACAGGATAATCAATATATGCAGTTTGCCAACACAATGAGTTTCCTGTTGAGTAAAGATGTCGAGTCTAGAAAACGAAATTTAGGAATAACTACTTATGGTGTTCTCTCTTTACGTGAAGATTGTGGACTATTAGAAATAGTTCCTAACGTGGTTACGTTACGTTCGCTTTTGAGTATGAAATATGAAAGTATGAAGATAAAATACTCATTAAAATCATTACAGGAAAAATGGCAATCAATACCTTCGGACCAAAAGTTGGCGTTTCATAAGGACTGTTTGAAAAAGTTTCCACCAGTTTTATATCAGTGGTTTCTTGACAACTTCCCGGATCCAATCACATGGTATAACGCAAGAAATGGATTTGTCAGATCTTACTCTGTTATGGCAATGGTCGGCCATATATTGGGTCTCGGGGATAGACACTGTGAAAATATCCTTTTGGATGTCTTGACAGGAAGAGTCTTGCATGTTGATTTTGACTGTCTTTTCGAGAAGGGTAAAAAGCTTCCTGTTCCAGAAATTGTTCCATTCAGATTGACGCAAAATATTACTGACGCATTTGGTATTATTGGAACGGAGGGTACTTTCAAAAAGTCAAGTGAAGTTACTCTAAGAGTCATGAGAAACAATGAAATAGGTCTTGTAAACATAATTGAAACTATTATGTATGACAGGAAAATCGATGAGTCAATACAAAACGCCCTTAAAGTTCTTCGAGACAAAATTAGAGGCATTGATGCCCGTGATGGACTGGCTTTGAGTGTTAGTGGGCAAGTGGAAGCTCTCACTCAAGAATCATGTTCGGTGGAAAATCTAAGTAAAATGTATATCGGTTGGTTGCCTTTTTGGTAA
- the CKS1 gene encoding cyclin-dependent protein kinase regulatory subunit CKS1 (highly similar to uniprot|P20486 Saccharomyces cerevisiae YBR135W CKS1 Subunit of the Cdc28 protein kinase required for mitotic proteolysis may also be involved in the proteolysis of the G1 cyclins) — MYSTHAFQGRKLSDQERTRVLEFQDSIHYSPRYSDDTHEYRHVMLPKAMLKVIPSDYFNGDTGTLRILTEDEWRGLGITQSLGWEHYECHAPEPHILLFKRPLNYEAEIRAAHAAAQQQQKSIAAGQQSQNI; from the coding sequence ATGTATTCGACGCACGCTTTCCAAGGCAGAAAGCTTTCTGATCAGGAAAGAACGAGAGTTCTCGAATTTCAAGATAGCATTCATTATTCACCAAGATACTCCGACGATACACACGAATACAGACATGTAATGCTTCCCAAGGCCATGCTAAAAGTGATACCTTCTGATTATTTCAACGGAGACACTGGTACTTTGCGAATCTTAACAGAAGACGAATGGAGAGGGTTAGGAATTACACAATCTCTGGGATGGGAACATTACGAATGCCATGCGCCTGAACCACATATTTTACTATTTAAGAGACCACTGAATTACGAGGCTGAAATACGTGCGGCGCATGCTGCCGCacagcagcagcaaaaATCAATTGCTGCAGGCCAACAAAGTCAAAATATATGA
- the HSL7 gene encoding protein arginine N-methyltransferase (similar to uniprot|P38274 Saccharomyces cerevisiae YBR133C HSL7 Protein arginine N-methyltransferase, bud neck localization) has translation MASRSNVFVGIKPHSEHSADVLGTSSTDKRVENYDYVLLPLTNTRYKDAMKAKFEDFRDHGHGWNEELKLDPPQLQELGVLPSNGNVSYIGLVSYFLELESHDADVRTLSLQVLEHELHYANFVGIRQVILAPPKKLHTLHYYAQSLCTVFDTFKEACPTISISLPLFEDSDPLSTWELWNTIRKMCGYEPKLTVSLALPRQKTPSFVLNRWLSEPVTCLLISASIFTTNQYNYPVLNKFNQHLITEFQRVNGNASTFGELAIVLHGMEKYTDKLKIEPTQYLEYLNYLLKKGDKLILMETQDVVHSAPTIMPPLLPHHDNLSNAVYQVFEKDTVKYELYERAIMVAVSEILTENSSSWRGPTELITLVAGAGRGPLVDKTFQVLHKLGVTNFRLLAIEKNPQALLYLQKRNFEHWDNKVEVIRTDIREWDENIKVDLCISELLGSFGCNELSPECIAPIEAFHSKPNTRFIPQGYSSYASPISSPILYQSLIEKGPEYLEKPSIIHNVPYCRTSSRVNEIWSFSHLHQQQHQFNKSSISHFRVKHKSEIHGIAGYFIATLYGDITLSIVPNDSVIKTLEDQENSNIDNSRSHNGSTATKVNHTENMKSWSPMFFPLKEPLFLNDDTELEVFITRNDLNSRVWYEWSVSSFVYLVSSSEIPKSEGERVPRTGSKENADIDTQNLTKAFARFGPQNDSSEIEDKYFEDSINHTNFMSGRTNEWDSVKDLHEIQNRHDSSNLTKDQEQRKKSLTEEYHVRVRTNISKLHNPNGCIYSIPL, from the coding sequence ATGGCAAGTCGAAGTAATGTTTTCGTCGGGATCAAACCTCACAGTGAACATTCCGCTGATGTTCTTGGAACTTCTTCTACAGATAAAAGAGTAGAGAATTATGACTATGTGCTGCTGCCCTTGACAAATACCAGATACAAGGATGCCATGAAGGCCaagtttgaagattttCGAGATCACGGTCATGGATGGAATGAAGAACTAAAGTTAGATCCTCCTCAATTGCAAGAGCTGGGGGTATTGCCATCTAATGGAAATGTTTCATATATTGGATTGGTCTCTTACTTTTTAGAGCTCGAGAGCCATGATGCTGATGTCCGGACTTTATCTTTGCAAGTGTTGGAGCACGAATTGCATTATGCAAATTTCGTTGGAATCAGACAGGTTATCTTAGCTCCTCCTAAAAAGTTACACACGCTTCATTACTACGCACAATCTTTGTGTACAGTATTTGATACTTTTAAAGAAGCGTGTCCGACAATATCTATTTCGTTACCtttgtttgaagattcAGATCCACTTTCGACTTGGGAACTGTGGAACACGATCAGGAAAATGTGCGGATACGAGCCTAAATTGACTGTATCTCTAGCTCTACCTAGACAGAAGACTCCCAGTTTTGTGCTAAACAGATGGCTGAGCGAACCTGTCACATGTCTTTTGATCTCTGCATCCATATTCACAACAAATCAATACAATTACCCTGTATTGAATAAATTTAATCAGCATTTAATCACTGAGTTCCAACGTGTTAACGGTAACGCATCAACATTTGGCGAACTAGCTATCGTTTTACATGGTATGGAGAAATACACGGATAAACTCAAAATTGAACCTACACAGTACCTAGAATACCTCaattatttattgaaaaagggAGATAAGCTCATACTAATGGAGACCCAAGATGTTGTCCACAGTGCACCTACAATCATGCCTCCGCTACTACCCCATCATGATAATCTTTCGAATGCAGTTTACCAAGTTTTCGAAAAGGATACTGTCAAGTACGAATTATACGAGAGGGCTATCATGGTCGCTGTATCTGAAATTTTGACAGAAAATTCGTCCAGTTGGAGAGGCCCTACAGAACTTATCACATTAGTTGCAGGTGCAGGCAGGGGTCCATTGGTGGATAAGACATTCCAAGTGTTACATAAACTTGGAGTAACCAACTTCAGGCTATTGGCTATCGAAAAAAACCCACAAGCACTTCTCTATTTACAGAAACGCAACTTTGAACACTGGGACAACAAAGTTGAAGTTATCCGTACTGACATCCGAGAATGggatgaaaatattaaagtCGATCTCTGCATCAGTGAACTTTTGGGGTCTTTCGGCTGTAACGAGTTATCTCCCGAATGTATTGCTCCAATAGAAGCTTTCCATTCAAAACCTAACACAAGGTTTATTCCTCAAGGATATAGTTCCTATGCGTCTCCTATATCATCTCCAATTTTATACCAAAGCCTCATTGAAAAAGGACCAGAATATCTCGAAAAACCTTCAATAATTCACAATGTTCCATATTGCCGTACATCATCCAGAGTAAATGAAATATGGTCATTCTCACATTTgcatcaacaacagcatCAATTTAACAAAAGTTCAATATCCCACTTTCGAGTAAAGCATAAAAGTGAAATTCATGGTATTGCTGGATACTTTATTGCAACATTATACGGAGATATAACCTTGAGCATAGTTCCAAATGACTCTGTCATTAAAACTTTAGAAGATCAGGAAAATTCTAACATAGATAACTCCAGAAGCCATAACGGATCAACTGCCACTAAAGTGAATCATACggaaaatatgaaatcaTGGTCACCAATGTTTTTCCCCTTGAAGGAACCCTTGTTCTTAAATGATGACACTGAACTTGAAGTATTCATTACTAGAAATGACTTAAATAGCAGAGTTTGGTACGAATGGTCTGTATCATCATTTGTATACCTTGTGTCAAGTTCGGAAATACCAAAATCCGAAGGAGAAAGAGTACCCAGAACTGGATCGAAAGAAAATGCTGATATAGATACTCAGAACCTGACTAAAGCCTTCGCACGATTCGGTCCTCAGAATGACTCCTCAGAAATAGAAGACAAGTATTTTGAAGACTCAATCAATCATACCAATTTCATGTCAGGTAGAACAAATGAATGGGATAGTGTAAAAGACCTGCATGAGATACAAAATAGACATGATTCATCTAATCTAACTaaagatcaagaacaaCGGAAAAAATCACTAACAGAAGAATATCATGTCAGAGTTAGGACTAATATTTCCAAATTGCATAATCCCAATGGATGCATATATTCGATTCCTCTATAA